A portion of the Macaca mulatta isolate MMU2019108-1 chromosome 2, T2T-MMU8v2.0, whole genome shotgun sequence genome contains these proteins:
- the SLC2A2 gene encoding solute carrier family 2, facilitated glucose transporter member 2 isoform X3 has product MGFSKLGPSHILIIAGRSISGLYCGLISGLVPMYIGEIAPTTLRGALGTFHQLAIVTGILISQIVGLEFILGNYDLWHILLGLSGVRAILQSLLLFFCPESPRYLYIKLDEEVKAKQSLKRLRGYDDVTKDINEMRKEKEEASSEQKVSIIQLFTNSSYRQPILVALMLHIAQQFSGINGIFYYSTSIFQTAGISKPVYATIGVGAVNMVFTAVSVFLVEKAGRRSLFLIGMSGMFVCAIFMSVGLVLLNKFSWMSYVSMIAIFLFVSFFEIGPGPIPWFMVAEFFSQGPRPAALAIAAFSNWACNFIVALCFQYIADFCGPYVFFLFAGVLLAFTLFTFFKVPETKGKSFEEIAAEFQKKSGSAHRAKAAVEMKFLGATETV; this is encoded by the exons ATGGGGTTTTCAAAATTGGGACCATCTCATATACTTATAATTGCTGGAAGAAGCATATCAGGACTATATTGTg GGCTAATTTCAGGCCTGGTGCCCATGTATATTGGTGAAATTGCTCCAACCACTCTCAGGGGCGCACTTGGCACTTTTCATCAGCTGGCCATTGTCACGGGCATTCTTATTAGTCAG ATTGTTGGTCTTGAATTTATCTTGGGCAATTATGATCTGTGGCACATCCTGCTTGGCCTGTCTGGTGTACGAGCCATCCTTCAGTCTCTGCTACTCTTTTTCTGTCCAGAAAGTCCCAGGTACCTTTACATCAAGTTAGATGAGGAAGTCAAAGCAAAGCAAA GCTTGAAAAGACTCAGAGGATATGATGATGTCACCAAAGATAttaatgaaatgagaaaagaaaaagaagaagcatCAAGTGAGCAGAAAGTCTCTATAATTCAGCTCTTCACCAATTCCAGCTACCGACAGCCTATTCTAGTGGCACTGATGCTGCACATAGCTCAGCAATTTTCTGGAATCAATGGG ATTTTTTACTACTCAACCAGCATTTTTCAGACGGCTGGTATCAGCAAACCTGTTTATGCAACCATTGGAGTTGGTGCTGTAAACATGGTTTTCACTGCTGTCTCT GTATTCCTTGTGGAGAAGGCAGGGCGACGTTCTCTCTTTCTAATTGGAATGAGTGGGATGTTTGTTTGTGCCATCTTCATGTCAGTGGGACTTGTGCTGCTG aaTAAGTTCTCTTGGATGAGTTATGTGAGCATGATAGCCATCTTCCTCTTTGTCAGTTTCTTTGAAATTGGGCCAGGCCCGATCCCCTGGTTCATGGTGGCTGAGTTTTTCAGTCAAGGACCACGTCCTGCTGCTTTAGCAATAGCTGCATTCAGCAACTGGGCCTGCAATTTCATTGTAGCTCTGTGTTTCCAGTACATTGCG GACTTCTGTGGACCTTACGTGTTTTTCCTCTTTGCTGGAGTGCTCCTGGCCTTTAccctgtttacattttttaaagttccagaAACCAAAGGAAAGTCTTTTGAGGAAATTGCTGCAGAATTCCAAAAGAAGAGTGGCTCAGCCCACAGGGCAAAAGCTGCCGTAGAAATGAAATTCCTAGGAGCTACAGAGactgtgtga
- the SLC2A2 gene encoding solute carrier family 2, facilitated glucose transporter member 2 isoform X1, whose protein sequence is MTEDKVTGTLVFTVITAVLGSFQFGYDIGVINAPQQVIISHYRHVLGVPVDDRKAINNYVTNSTDELPTIAYSMNPKPTPWAEEETVAAAQLITMLWSLSVSSFAVGGMIASFFGGWLGDTLGRIKAMLIANILSLVGALLMGFSKLGPSHILIIAGRSISGLYCGLISGLVPMYIGEIAPTTLRGALGTFHQLAIVTGILISQIVGLEFILGNYDLWHILLGLSGVRAILQSLLLFFCPESPRYLYIKLDEEVKAKQSLKRLRGYDDVTKDINEMRKEKEEASSEQKVSIIQLFTNSSYRQPILVALMLHIAQQFSGINGIFYYSTSIFQTAGISKPVYATIGVGAVNMVFTAVSVFLVEKAGRRSLFLIGMSGMFVCAIFMSVGLVLLNKFSWMSYVSMIAIFLFVSFFEIGPGPIPWFMVAEFFSQGPRPAALAIAAFSNWACNFIVALCFQYIADFCGPYVFFLFAGVLLAFTLFTFFKVPETKGKSFEEIAAEFQKKSGSAHRAKAAVEMKFLGATETV, encoded by the exons ATGACAGAAGATAAG GTCACTGGGACCCTGGTTTTCACTGTCATCACCGCTGTGCTGGGTTCCTTCCAGTTTGGATATGACATTGGTGTGATCAATGCACCTCAACAG GTAATAATATCTCACTATAGACATGTTTTGGGTGTTCCAGTGGATGACCGAAAAGCTATCAACAACTATGTTACCAACAGTACAGATGAACTGCCCACAATTGCATACTCAATGAACCCAAAACCAACCCCTTGGGCTGAGGAAGAGACTGTGGCAGCTGCTCAACTAATCACTATGCTCTGGTCCCTGTCTGTATCCAGCTTTGCAGTTGGTGGAATGATTGCATCATTCTTTGGTGGGTGGCTTGGGGACACACTTGGAAG aatcaAAGCCATGTTAATAGCAAACATTCTTTCATTAGTTGGAGCTCTCTTGATGGGGTTTTCAAAATTGGGACCATCTCATATACTTATAATTGCTGGAAGAAGCATATCAGGACTATATTGTg GGCTAATTTCAGGCCTGGTGCCCATGTATATTGGTGAAATTGCTCCAACCACTCTCAGGGGCGCACTTGGCACTTTTCATCAGCTGGCCATTGTCACGGGCATTCTTATTAGTCAG ATTGTTGGTCTTGAATTTATCTTGGGCAATTATGATCTGTGGCACATCCTGCTTGGCCTGTCTGGTGTACGAGCCATCCTTCAGTCTCTGCTACTCTTTTTCTGTCCAGAAAGTCCCAGGTACCTTTACATCAAGTTAGATGAGGAAGTCAAAGCAAAGCAAA GCTTGAAAAGACTCAGAGGATATGATGATGTCACCAAAGATAttaatgaaatgagaaaagaaaaagaagaagcatCAAGTGAGCAGAAAGTCTCTATAATTCAGCTCTTCACCAATTCCAGCTACCGACAGCCTATTCTAGTGGCACTGATGCTGCACATAGCTCAGCAATTTTCTGGAATCAATGGG ATTTTTTACTACTCAACCAGCATTTTTCAGACGGCTGGTATCAGCAAACCTGTTTATGCAACCATTGGAGTTGGTGCTGTAAACATGGTTTTCACTGCTGTCTCT GTATTCCTTGTGGAGAAGGCAGGGCGACGTTCTCTCTTTCTAATTGGAATGAGTGGGATGTTTGTTTGTGCCATCTTCATGTCAGTGGGACTTGTGCTGCTG aaTAAGTTCTCTTGGATGAGTTATGTGAGCATGATAGCCATCTTCCTCTTTGTCAGTTTCTTTGAAATTGGGCCAGGCCCGATCCCCTGGTTCATGGTGGCTGAGTTTTTCAGTCAAGGACCACGTCCTGCTGCTTTAGCAATAGCTGCATTCAGCAACTGGGCCTGCAATTTCATTGTAGCTCTGTGTTTCCAGTACATTGCG GACTTCTGTGGACCTTACGTGTTTTTCCTCTTTGCTGGAGTGCTCCTGGCCTTTAccctgtttacattttttaaagttccagaAACCAAAGGAAAGTCTTTTGAGGAAATTGCTGCAGAATTCCAAAAGAAGAGTGGCTCAGCCCACAGGGCAAAAGCTGCCGTAGAAATGAAATTCCTAGGAGCTACAGAGactgtgtga
- the SLC2A2 gene encoding solute carrier family 2, facilitated glucose transporter member 2 isoform X2: MNPKPTPWAEEETVAAAQLITMLWSLSVSSFAVGGMIASFFGGWLGDTLGRIKAMLIANILSLVGALLMGFSKLGPSHILIIAGRSISGLYCGLISGLVPMYIGEIAPTTLRGALGTFHQLAIVTGILISQIVGLEFILGNYDLWHILLGLSGVRAILQSLLLFFCPESPRYLYIKLDEEVKAKQSLKRLRGYDDVTKDINEMRKEKEEASSEQKVSIIQLFTNSSYRQPILVALMLHIAQQFSGINGIFYYSTSIFQTAGISKPVYATIGVGAVNMVFTAVSVFLVEKAGRRSLFLIGMSGMFVCAIFMSVGLVLLNKFSWMSYVSMIAIFLFVSFFEIGPGPIPWFMVAEFFSQGPRPAALAIAAFSNWACNFIVALCFQYIADFCGPYVFFLFAGVLLAFTLFTFFKVPETKGKSFEEIAAEFQKKSGSAHRAKAAVEMKFLGATETV; the protein is encoded by the exons ATGAACCCAAAACCAACCCCTTGGGCTGAGGAAGAGACTGTGGCAGCTGCTCAACTAATCACTATGCTCTGGTCCCTGTCTGTATCCAGCTTTGCAGTTGGTGGAATGATTGCATCATTCTTTGGTGGGTGGCTTGGGGACACACTTGGAAG aatcaAAGCCATGTTAATAGCAAACATTCTTTCATTAGTTGGAGCTCTCTTGATGGGGTTTTCAAAATTGGGACCATCTCATATACTTATAATTGCTGGAAGAAGCATATCAGGACTATATTGTg GGCTAATTTCAGGCCTGGTGCCCATGTATATTGGTGAAATTGCTCCAACCACTCTCAGGGGCGCACTTGGCACTTTTCATCAGCTGGCCATTGTCACGGGCATTCTTATTAGTCAG ATTGTTGGTCTTGAATTTATCTTGGGCAATTATGATCTGTGGCACATCCTGCTTGGCCTGTCTGGTGTACGAGCCATCCTTCAGTCTCTGCTACTCTTTTTCTGTCCAGAAAGTCCCAGGTACCTTTACATCAAGTTAGATGAGGAAGTCAAAGCAAAGCAAA GCTTGAAAAGACTCAGAGGATATGATGATGTCACCAAAGATAttaatgaaatgagaaaagaaaaagaagaagcatCAAGTGAGCAGAAAGTCTCTATAATTCAGCTCTTCACCAATTCCAGCTACCGACAGCCTATTCTAGTGGCACTGATGCTGCACATAGCTCAGCAATTTTCTGGAATCAATGGG ATTTTTTACTACTCAACCAGCATTTTTCAGACGGCTGGTATCAGCAAACCTGTTTATGCAACCATTGGAGTTGGTGCTGTAAACATGGTTTTCACTGCTGTCTCT GTATTCCTTGTGGAGAAGGCAGGGCGACGTTCTCTCTTTCTAATTGGAATGAGTGGGATGTTTGTTTGTGCCATCTTCATGTCAGTGGGACTTGTGCTGCTG aaTAAGTTCTCTTGGATGAGTTATGTGAGCATGATAGCCATCTTCCTCTTTGTCAGTTTCTTTGAAATTGGGCCAGGCCCGATCCCCTGGTTCATGGTGGCTGAGTTTTTCAGTCAAGGACCACGTCCTGCTGCTTTAGCAATAGCTGCATTCAGCAACTGGGCCTGCAATTTCATTGTAGCTCTGTGTTTCCAGTACATTGCG GACTTCTGTGGACCTTACGTGTTTTTCCTCTTTGCTGGAGTGCTCCTGGCCTTTAccctgtttacattttttaaagttccagaAACCAAAGGAAAGTCTTTTGAGGAAATTGCTGCAGAATTCCAAAAGAAGAGTGGCTCAGCCCACAGGGCAAAAGCTGCCGTAGAAATGAAATTCCTAGGAGCTACAGAGactgtgtga